A region from the Bubalus kerabau isolate K-KA32 ecotype Philippines breed swamp buffalo chromosome 12, PCC_UOA_SB_1v2, whole genome shotgun sequence genome encodes:
- the MTMR6 gene encoding myotubularin-related protein 6 isoform X4, giving the protein MEHIRTTKVEQVKLLDRFSTSNKSLTGTLYLTATHLLFIDAHQKETWILHHHIASVEKLALTTSGCPLVIQCKNFRTVHFIVPRERDCHDIYNSLLQLSKQAKYEDLYAFSYNPKQNDAERLRGWELIDLTEEYKRMGVPNSNWQLSDANREYKICETYPRELYVPRIASKPIIVGSSKFRSKGRFPVLSYYHQSKEAAICRCSQPLSGFSARCLEDEHLLQAISKANPANRYMYVMDTRPRHRVQSWWATQKDIGRIIVRISSKIWNDEKIRESDEKKRLNAMANRAAGKGYENEDNYSNIRFQFVGIENIHVMRSSLQKLLEVNGTKGLSVNDFYSGLESSGWLRHIKAVMDAAIFLAKAIAAESASVLVHCSDGWDRTSQVCSLGSLLLDPYYRTIRGFMVLIEKDWISFGHKFSERCGHLDGDPKEVSPVFTQFLECVWHLTEQFPQAFEFNEAFLLQIHEHIHSCQFGNFIGNCQKEREELKLKEKTYSLWPFLLDDQKKYLNPLYSSQSQKSAVLEPNTVSFNFKFWRNMYHQFDRTLHPRQSVFNIIMNMNEQNKQLEKDIKDLESQIKQRKNKQTDGILSKELLNSVRPESPALKATLSLKEQALLPVNDVLRTIEGSSPADNRYSEYADEFSKAEPAVVSLEYGVARMTC; this is encoded by the exons ATACTGCACCACCATATTGCCTCAGTGGAGAAGCTCGCTCTGACGACTTCTGGGTgccccctggtgatccagtgcaAGAACTTCCGGACCGTGCACTTCATCGTTCCCAGAGAGAGAGACTGCCACGATATTTACAACTCTCTGTTGCAGCTGTCAAAGCAAG CAAAATATGAAGATCTCTACGCATTCTCTTATAATCCCAAACAAAACGATGCCGAAAGACTGCGGGGGTGGGAGCTCATTGACCTCACCGAGGAGTACAAGAGGATGGGAGTGCCCAATTCCAACTGGCAGCTGTCTGACGCCAATCGAGAGTACAAG ATTTGTGAAACTTATCCCAGAGAACTGTATGTGCCCCGAATAGCAAGCAAACCAATAATTGTTGGTAGTTCCAAGTTCCGGAGCAAGGGGAGGTTTCCTGTTCTCTCCTACTACCACCAGAGTAAGGAG GCTGCCATTTGTCGCTGTAGTCAGCCACTGTCTGGGTTCAGTGCCCGGTGCCTCGAAGATGAACACTTACTTCAGGCCATCAGCAAGGCCAACCCAGCCAACCGCTACATGTACGTCATGGACACCAGACCCAGA caTCGTGTgcagagctggtgggctacacaaAAGGACATTGGCAGAATTATAGTGAGGATTTCTTCAAAAATCTGGAAtgatgagaaaataagagaaagcgatgagaaaaagaga ctgAATGCAATGGCCAACAGAGCAGCTGGAAAAGGTTATGAAAACGAAGACAACTATTCTAATATTAGATTTCAGTTTGTTGGAATTGAAAATATCCATGTCATGCGGTCCAGCCTTCAGAAATTATTGGAAG TCAACGGTACCAAAGGGCTTTCCGTCAACGATTTCTACTCTGGTCTGGAGAGCTCAGGATGGCTTCGTCACATCAAAGCTGTGATGGACGCTGCAATCTTCTTAGCCAAA GCAATCGCGGCTGAGAGTGCGAGCGTGCTGGTGCACTGCTCTGACGGCTGGGACAGGACCTCACAGGTCTGCTCCCTGGGCTCTCTCCTGCTGGATCCCTACTACAGGACGATCAGAGGGTTCATG GTTTTAATAGAAAAAGATTGGATCTCCtttggacataagttttcagagAG GTGTGGCCATTTGGATGGTGACCCAAAGGAAGTCTCGCCGGTGTTTACTCAGTTCTTGGAGTGTGTGTGGCATTTGACCGAACAGTTTCCACAAGCCTTCGAGTTCAATGAAGCGTTTCTTCTTCAGATCCATGAACATATCCATTCATGCCAGTTTGGAAACTTTATTGGGAATtgtcagaaggaaagagaagaactcAA GTTAAAGGAGAAGACGTATTCCCTGTGGCCATTTCTTCTGGACGACCAGAAGAAGTACCTCAATCCTCTCTACAGTTCCCAGTCTCAGAAATCGGCAGTTCTGGAGCCAAATACAGTGTCTTTCAATTTTAA GTTTTGGAGAAACATGTACCACCAGTTTGATCGAACATTGCATCCTAGGCAGTctgtatttaatataattatgaaCATGAATGAGCAGAATAAGCAGTTAGAGAAAGATATCAAGGACTTAGAATCT CAAATTAAGCAACgtaaaaataagcaaacagatGGAATTCTCAGCAAGGAATTGTTAAATTCAGTCCGTCCTGAGTCACCTGCCCTCAAAGCCACCCTGAGTCTCAAGGAGCAGGCTCTGCTGCCTGTGAACGATGTTCTTCGAACTATAGAGGGCAGCAGCCCTGCAGATAACCGCTACAGCGAGTACGCAGATGAGTTTTCCAAAGCCGAGCCTGCGGTGGTCAGCCTGGAGTATGGCGTGGCCAGGATGACCTGCTAG
- the MTMR6 gene encoding myotubularin-related protein 6 isoform X1: MEHIRTTKVEQVKLLDRFSTSNKSLTGTLYLTATHLLFIDAHQKETWILHHHIASVEKLALTTSGCPLVIQCKNFRTVHFIVPRERDCHDIYNSLLQLSKQAKYEDLYAFSYNPKQNDAERLRGWELIDLTEEYKRMGVPNSNWQLSDANREYKICETYPRELYVPRIASKPIIVGSSKFRSKGRFPVLSYYHQSKEAAICRCSQPLSGFSARCLEDEHLLQAISKANPANRYMYVMDTRPRLNAMANRAAGKGYENEDNYSNIRFQFVGIENIHVMRSSLQKLLEVNGTKGLSVNDFYSGLESSGWLRHIKAVMDAAIFLAKAIAAESASVLVHCSDGWDRTSQVCSLGSLLLDPYYRTIRGFMVLIEKDWISFGHKFSERCGHLDGDPKEVSPVFTQFLECVWHLTEQFPQAFEFNEAFLLQIHEHIHSCQFGNFIGNCQKEREELKLKEKTYSLWPFLLDDQKKYLNPLYSSQSQKSAVLEPNTVSFNFKFWRNMYHQFDRTLHPRQSVFNIIMNMNEQNKQLEKDIKDLESQIKQRKNKQTDGILSKELLNSVRPESPALKATLSLKEQALLPVNDVLRTIEGSSPADNRYSEYADEFSKAEPAVVSLEYGVARMTC, translated from the exons ATACTGCACCACCATATTGCCTCAGTGGAGAAGCTCGCTCTGACGACTTCTGGGTgccccctggtgatccagtgcaAGAACTTCCGGACCGTGCACTTCATCGTTCCCAGAGAGAGAGACTGCCACGATATTTACAACTCTCTGTTGCAGCTGTCAAAGCAAG CAAAATATGAAGATCTCTACGCATTCTCTTATAATCCCAAACAAAACGATGCCGAAAGACTGCGGGGGTGGGAGCTCATTGACCTCACCGAGGAGTACAAGAGGATGGGAGTGCCCAATTCCAACTGGCAGCTGTCTGACGCCAATCGAGAGTACAAG ATTTGTGAAACTTATCCCAGAGAACTGTATGTGCCCCGAATAGCAAGCAAACCAATAATTGTTGGTAGTTCCAAGTTCCGGAGCAAGGGGAGGTTTCCTGTTCTCTCCTACTACCACCAGAGTAAGGAG GCTGCCATTTGTCGCTGTAGTCAGCCACTGTCTGGGTTCAGTGCCCGGTGCCTCGAAGATGAACACTTACTTCAGGCCATCAGCAAGGCCAACCCAGCCAACCGCTACATGTACGTCATGGACACCAGACCCAGA ctgAATGCAATGGCCAACAGAGCAGCTGGAAAAGGTTATGAAAACGAAGACAACTATTCTAATATTAGATTTCAGTTTGTTGGAATTGAAAATATCCATGTCATGCGGTCCAGCCTTCAGAAATTATTGGAAG TCAACGGTACCAAAGGGCTTTCCGTCAACGATTTCTACTCTGGTCTGGAGAGCTCAGGATGGCTTCGTCACATCAAAGCTGTGATGGACGCTGCAATCTTCTTAGCCAAA GCAATCGCGGCTGAGAGTGCGAGCGTGCTGGTGCACTGCTCTGACGGCTGGGACAGGACCTCACAGGTCTGCTCCCTGGGCTCTCTCCTGCTGGATCCCTACTACAGGACGATCAGAGGGTTCATG GTTTTAATAGAAAAAGATTGGATCTCCtttggacataagttttcagagAG GTGTGGCCATTTGGATGGTGACCCAAAGGAAGTCTCGCCGGTGTTTACTCAGTTCTTGGAGTGTGTGTGGCATTTGACCGAACAGTTTCCACAAGCCTTCGAGTTCAATGAAGCGTTTCTTCTTCAGATCCATGAACATATCCATTCATGCCAGTTTGGAAACTTTATTGGGAATtgtcagaaggaaagagaagaactcAA GTTAAAGGAGAAGACGTATTCCCTGTGGCCATTTCTTCTGGACGACCAGAAGAAGTACCTCAATCCTCTCTACAGTTCCCAGTCTCAGAAATCGGCAGTTCTGGAGCCAAATACAGTGTCTTTCAATTTTAA GTTTTGGAGAAACATGTACCACCAGTTTGATCGAACATTGCATCCTAGGCAGTctgtatttaatataattatgaaCATGAATGAGCAGAATAAGCAGTTAGAGAAAGATATCAAGGACTTAGAATCT CAAATTAAGCAACgtaaaaataagcaaacagatGGAATTCTCAGCAAGGAATTGTTAAATTCAGTCCGTCCTGAGTCACCTGCCCTCAAAGCCACCCTGAGTCTCAAGGAGCAGGCTCTGCTGCCTGTGAACGATGTTCTTCGAACTATAGAGGGCAGCAGCCCTGCAGATAACCGCTACAGCGAGTACGCAGATGAGTTTTCCAAAGCCGAGCCTGCGGTGGTCAGCCTGGAGTATGGCGTGGCCAGGATGACCTGCTAG
- the MTMR6 gene encoding myotubularin-related protein 6 isoform X2 — translation MEHIRTTKVEQVKLLDRFSTSNKSLTGTLYLTATHLLFIDAHQKETWILHHHIASVEKLALTTSGCPLVIQCKNFRTVHFIVPRERDCHDIYNSLLQLSKQAKYEDLYAFSYNPKQNDAERLRGWELIDLTEEYKRMGVPNSNWQLSDANREYKICETYPRELYVPRIASKPIIVGSSKFRSKGRFPVLSYYHQSKEAAICRCSQPLSGFSARCLEDEHLLQAISKANPANRYMYVMDTRPRLNAMANRAAGKGYENEDNYSNIRFQFVGIENIHVMRSSLQKLLEVNGTKGLSVNDFYSGLESSGWLRHIKAVMDAAIFLAKAIAAESASVLVHCSDGWDRTSQVCSLGSLLLDPYYRTIRGFMVLIEKDWISFGHKFSERCGHLDGDPKEVSPVFTQFLECVWHLTEQFPQAFEFNEAFLLQIHEHIHSCQFGNFIGNCQKEREELKLKEKTYSLWPFLLDDQKKYLNPLYSSQSQKSAVLEPNTVSFNFKFWRNMYHQFDRTLHPRQSVFNIIMNMNEQNKQLEKDIKDLESAGLLLVGSQVRRP, via the exons ATACTGCACCACCATATTGCCTCAGTGGAGAAGCTCGCTCTGACGACTTCTGGGTgccccctggtgatccagtgcaAGAACTTCCGGACCGTGCACTTCATCGTTCCCAGAGAGAGAGACTGCCACGATATTTACAACTCTCTGTTGCAGCTGTCAAAGCAAG CAAAATATGAAGATCTCTACGCATTCTCTTATAATCCCAAACAAAACGATGCCGAAAGACTGCGGGGGTGGGAGCTCATTGACCTCACCGAGGAGTACAAGAGGATGGGAGTGCCCAATTCCAACTGGCAGCTGTCTGACGCCAATCGAGAGTACAAG ATTTGTGAAACTTATCCCAGAGAACTGTATGTGCCCCGAATAGCAAGCAAACCAATAATTGTTGGTAGTTCCAAGTTCCGGAGCAAGGGGAGGTTTCCTGTTCTCTCCTACTACCACCAGAGTAAGGAG GCTGCCATTTGTCGCTGTAGTCAGCCACTGTCTGGGTTCAGTGCCCGGTGCCTCGAAGATGAACACTTACTTCAGGCCATCAGCAAGGCCAACCCAGCCAACCGCTACATGTACGTCATGGACACCAGACCCAGA ctgAATGCAATGGCCAACAGAGCAGCTGGAAAAGGTTATGAAAACGAAGACAACTATTCTAATATTAGATTTCAGTTTGTTGGAATTGAAAATATCCATGTCATGCGGTCCAGCCTTCAGAAATTATTGGAAG TCAACGGTACCAAAGGGCTTTCCGTCAACGATTTCTACTCTGGTCTGGAGAGCTCAGGATGGCTTCGTCACATCAAAGCTGTGATGGACGCTGCAATCTTCTTAGCCAAA GCAATCGCGGCTGAGAGTGCGAGCGTGCTGGTGCACTGCTCTGACGGCTGGGACAGGACCTCACAGGTCTGCTCCCTGGGCTCTCTCCTGCTGGATCCCTACTACAGGACGATCAGAGGGTTCATG GTTTTAATAGAAAAAGATTGGATCTCCtttggacataagttttcagagAG GTGTGGCCATTTGGATGGTGACCCAAAGGAAGTCTCGCCGGTGTTTACTCAGTTCTTGGAGTGTGTGTGGCATTTGACCGAACAGTTTCCACAAGCCTTCGAGTTCAATGAAGCGTTTCTTCTTCAGATCCATGAACATATCCATTCATGCCAGTTTGGAAACTTTATTGGGAATtgtcagaaggaaagagaagaactcAA GTTAAAGGAGAAGACGTATTCCCTGTGGCCATTTCTTCTGGACGACCAGAAGAAGTACCTCAATCCTCTCTACAGTTCCCAGTCTCAGAAATCGGCAGTTCTGGAGCCAAATACAGTGTCTTTCAATTTTAA GTTTTGGAGAAACATGTACCACCAGTTTGATCGAACATTGCATCCTAGGCAGTctgtatttaatataattatgaaCATGAATGAGCAGAATAAGCAGTTAGAGAAAGATATCAAGGACTTAGAATCT GCAGGGCTGTTGCTGGTCGGCTCTCAGGTAAGGAGGCCATGA
- the MTMR6 gene encoding myotubularin-related protein 6 isoform X3 — MEHIRTTKVEQVKLLDRFSTSNKSLTGTLYLTATHLLFIDAHQKETWILHHHIASVEKLALTTSGCPLVIQCKNFRTVHFIVPRERDCHDIYNSLLQLSKQAKYEDLYAFSYNPKQNDAERLRGWELIDLTEEYKRMGVPNSNWQLSDANREYKICETYPRELYVPRIASKPIIVGSSKFRSKGRFPVLSYYHQSKEAAICRCSQPLSGFSARCLEDEHLLQAISKANPANRYMYVMDTRPRLNAMANRAAGKGYENEDNYSNIRFQFVGIENIHVMRSSLQKLLEVNGTKGLSVNDFYSGLESSGWLRHIKAVMDAAIFLAKAIAAESASVLVHCSDGWDRTSQVCSLGSLLLDPYYRTIRGFMVLIEKDWISFGHKFSERCGHLDGDPKEVSPVFTQFLECVWHLTEQFPQAFEFNEAFLLQIHEHIHSCQFGNFIGNCQKEREELKLKEKTYSLWPFLLDDQKKYLNPLYSSQSQKSAVLEPNTVSFNFKFWRNMYHQFDRTLHPRQSVFNIIMNMNEQNKQLEKDIKDLESVFPVSL, encoded by the exons ATACTGCACCACCATATTGCCTCAGTGGAGAAGCTCGCTCTGACGACTTCTGGGTgccccctggtgatccagtgcaAGAACTTCCGGACCGTGCACTTCATCGTTCCCAGAGAGAGAGACTGCCACGATATTTACAACTCTCTGTTGCAGCTGTCAAAGCAAG CAAAATATGAAGATCTCTACGCATTCTCTTATAATCCCAAACAAAACGATGCCGAAAGACTGCGGGGGTGGGAGCTCATTGACCTCACCGAGGAGTACAAGAGGATGGGAGTGCCCAATTCCAACTGGCAGCTGTCTGACGCCAATCGAGAGTACAAG ATTTGTGAAACTTATCCCAGAGAACTGTATGTGCCCCGAATAGCAAGCAAACCAATAATTGTTGGTAGTTCCAAGTTCCGGAGCAAGGGGAGGTTTCCTGTTCTCTCCTACTACCACCAGAGTAAGGAG GCTGCCATTTGTCGCTGTAGTCAGCCACTGTCTGGGTTCAGTGCCCGGTGCCTCGAAGATGAACACTTACTTCAGGCCATCAGCAAGGCCAACCCAGCCAACCGCTACATGTACGTCATGGACACCAGACCCAGA ctgAATGCAATGGCCAACAGAGCAGCTGGAAAAGGTTATGAAAACGAAGACAACTATTCTAATATTAGATTTCAGTTTGTTGGAATTGAAAATATCCATGTCATGCGGTCCAGCCTTCAGAAATTATTGGAAG TCAACGGTACCAAAGGGCTTTCCGTCAACGATTTCTACTCTGGTCTGGAGAGCTCAGGATGGCTTCGTCACATCAAAGCTGTGATGGACGCTGCAATCTTCTTAGCCAAA GCAATCGCGGCTGAGAGTGCGAGCGTGCTGGTGCACTGCTCTGACGGCTGGGACAGGACCTCACAGGTCTGCTCCCTGGGCTCTCTCCTGCTGGATCCCTACTACAGGACGATCAGAGGGTTCATG GTTTTAATAGAAAAAGATTGGATCTCCtttggacataagttttcagagAG GTGTGGCCATTTGGATGGTGACCCAAAGGAAGTCTCGCCGGTGTTTACTCAGTTCTTGGAGTGTGTGTGGCATTTGACCGAACAGTTTCCACAAGCCTTCGAGTTCAATGAAGCGTTTCTTCTTCAGATCCATGAACATATCCATTCATGCCAGTTTGGAAACTTTATTGGGAATtgtcagaaggaaagagaagaactcAA GTTAAAGGAGAAGACGTATTCCCTGTGGCCATTTCTTCTGGACGACCAGAAGAAGTACCTCAATCCTCTCTACAGTTCCCAGTCTCAGAAATCGGCAGTTCTGGAGCCAAATACAGTGTCTTTCAATTTTAA GTTTTGGAGAAACATGTACCACCAGTTTGATCGAACATTGCATCCTAGGCAGTctgtatttaatataattatgaaCATGAATGAGCAGAATAAGCAGTTAGAGAAAGATATCAAGGACTTAGAATCT GTCTTTCCTGTTTCTCTGTGA